In Humulus lupulus chromosome 6, drHumLupu1.1, whole genome shotgun sequence, a single genomic region encodes these proteins:
- the LOC133783511 gene encoding BRASSINOSTEROID INSENSITIVE 1-associated receptor kinase 1-like isoform X5, with amino-acid sequence METRERRRRLISVISGSAFLWLILLFGLLRKLYAISEGDALIAFKTNLVDPSNVFENWNATLVEPPCRWNHITCNNESSVTRVDLANANVTGTLVPQLGQLTNLQYLRLNNNSLSGTIPMTLTGSSSSKTRLIAGGVAAGAALLFAVSAIALTWYWRRKRQNHFFHVPAEHPEVLLGQLKRFTLRELQVATDNYSDTNIIGRGGFGKVYKGHLADGSLVAVKRLKKERTQGGVLQFQTELEMISIARHRNLLRLRGFCLTSTERLLVYPYMANGSVASCLRECPGSQSPLDWEIRKRISLGSARGLAYLHDECDPKIIHRGVKTANILLDEEFEAVVGDFGLAKLMDHKDTHVTTAVRGTVGYIAPEYLSTGKSSEKTDVFGYGVMLLELITGQSAYDLARLANDDVMLFDWVKGLWNDKKLETLVDANLQGNYVNEEVEQLIQVALLCTQGTASERPKMSEVVRMLEGDGLAERWEDWQKKELFRQDFHSSHHPNTRWIVDSTSHIPPDELSGPR; translated from the exons TTTGGCTTGCTCAGAAAACTATATGCTATTTCAGAAG GTGATGCCCTAATTGCGTTTAAGACCAACTTAGTTGATCCCAGCAATGTTTTTGAGAATTGGAATGCCACACTTGTTGAGCCCCCCTGCAGATGGAATCACATTACCTGCAATAACGAATCAAGTGTTACTCGAGT TGATCTTGCAAATGCAAATGTAACTGGTACATTGGTTCCTCAACTTGGTCAGCTAACGAATCTACAGTACTT ACGTCTCAACAACAACAGTTTGTCAGGGACTATTCCTATGACTTTAACAG gtagcagtagtagtaaaaCTAGACTTATTGCTGGAGGAGTTGCTGCTGGTGCTGCTCTTCTTTTCGCTGTTTCTGCAATTGCTCTTACCTGGTATTGGAGAAGGAAACGACAGAATCATTTCTTTCATGTACCTG CTGAGCATCCAGAGGTCCTTCTGGGACAGCTTAAAAGGTTTACTCTGAGGGAGCTTCAAGTTGCTACTGATAATTATAGCGATACAAATATTATAGGCAGAGGTGGATTTGGCAAGGTTTATAAAGGGCACTTAGCTGATGGCTCTCTAGTTGCAGTAAAAAGGCTTAAAAAAGAGCGTACCCAAGGTGGGGTGCTACAGTTCCAAACAGAACTAGAAATGATCAGCATTGCTCGACACCGTAATCTACTTCGTCTACGTGGATTTTGCTTGACATCAACCGAACGGTTGCTTGTGTACCCATATATGGCTAATGGGAGTGTTGCATCTTGTTTAAGAG AATGTCCTGGTTCACAGTCCCCACTTGATTGGGAAATACGAAAACGTATCTCATTGGGATCTGCAAGGGGCCTTGCTTATTTGCACGATGAATGTGATCCTAAAATTATTCACCGTGGTGTCAAAACTGCAAACATATTGTTAGATGAGGAATTTGAGGCAGTTGTTGGAGACTTTGGGTTGGCTAAACTTATGGATCATAAAGATACTCATGTTACTACTGCTGTGCGTGGCACTGTTGGGTATATAGCACCGGAGTACCTTTCAACTGGAAAATCTTCAGAGAAAACTGATGTTTTTGGATATGGAGTTATGCTTCTTGAACTCATAACTGGACAGAGCGCTTATGATCTAGCCCGTCTTGCAAATGATGATGTCATGTTATTTGATTGG GTTAAAGGACTCTGGAACGATAAGAAGTTGGAAACATTGGTGGATGCCAATCTACAAGGAAATTATGTCAATGAGGAGGTGGAGCAGCTAATCCAAGTGGCTCTTCTTTGCACACAAGGCACAGCGAGTGAACGGCCGAAGATGTCTGAGGTGGTGAGAATGCTCGAAGGGGATGGATTGGCGGAAAGATGGGAGGATTGGCAAAAAAAGGAGTTGTTCCGCCAAGACTTCCACTCGTCACACCATCCAAATACTCGTTGGATTGTTGACTCTACTTCTCACATTCCTCCAGATGAATTGTCTGGTCCTCGATGA
- the LOC133783511 gene encoding BRASSINOSTEROID INSENSITIVE 1-associated receptor kinase 1-like isoform X2, with the protein METRERRRRLISVISGSAFLWLILLFGLLRKLYAISEGDALIAFKTNLVDPSNVFENWNATLVEPPCRWNHITCNNESSVTRVDLANANVTGTLVPQLGQLTNLQYLRLNNNSLSGTIPMTLTGLDSLQVLDLSNNKLSGHIPVNGSFELFPPTSFLNNQLIELPVSLPASITPTPSGSAGSSSSKTRLIAGGVAAGAALLFAVSAIALTWYWRRKRQNHFFHVPAEHPEVLLGQLKRFTLRELQVATDNYSDTNIIGRGGFGKVYKGHLADGSLVAVKRLKKERTQGGVLQFQTELEMISIARHRNLLRLRGFCLTSTERLLVYPYMANGSVASCLRECPGSQSPLDWEIRKRISLGSARGLAYLHDECDPKIIHRGVKTANILLDEEFEAVVGDFGLAKLMDHKDTHVTTAVRGTVGYIAPEYLSTGKSSEKTDVFGYGVMLLELITGQSAYDLARLANDDVMLFDWVKGLWNDKKLETLVDANLQGNYVNEEVEQLIQVALLCTQGTASERPKMSEVVRMLEGDGLAERWEDWQKKELFRQDFHSSHHPNTRWIVDSTSHIPPDELSGPR; encoded by the exons TTTGGCTTGCTCAGAAAACTATATGCTATTTCAGAAG GTGATGCCCTAATTGCGTTTAAGACCAACTTAGTTGATCCCAGCAATGTTTTTGAGAATTGGAATGCCACACTTGTTGAGCCCCCCTGCAGATGGAATCACATTACCTGCAATAACGAATCAAGTGTTACTCGAGT TGATCTTGCAAATGCAAATGTAACTGGTACATTGGTTCCTCAACTTGGTCAGCTAACGAATCTACAGTACTT ACGTCTCAACAACAACAGTTTGTCAGGGACTATTCCTATGACTTTAACAGGTCTTGACTCACTGCAAGTCTT GGATCTTTCAAACAACAAGCTGTCTGGACATATTCCAGTTAATGGTTCTTTTGAATTATTTCCCCCCACCAG TTTTCTAAATAATCAACTAATCGAGTTACCAGTTTCACTACCAGCTTCTATAACTCCAACACCATCTGGTTCCGCAG gtagcagtagtagtaaaaCTAGACTTATTGCTGGAGGAGTTGCTGCTGGTGCTGCTCTTCTTTTCGCTGTTTCTGCAATTGCTCTTACCTGGTATTGGAGAAGGAAACGACAGAATCATTTCTTTCATGTACCTG CTGAGCATCCAGAGGTCCTTCTGGGACAGCTTAAAAGGTTTACTCTGAGGGAGCTTCAAGTTGCTACTGATAATTATAGCGATACAAATATTATAGGCAGAGGTGGATTTGGCAAGGTTTATAAAGGGCACTTAGCTGATGGCTCTCTAGTTGCAGTAAAAAGGCTTAAAAAAGAGCGTACCCAAGGTGGGGTGCTACAGTTCCAAACAGAACTAGAAATGATCAGCATTGCTCGACACCGTAATCTACTTCGTCTACGTGGATTTTGCTTGACATCAACCGAACGGTTGCTTGTGTACCCATATATGGCTAATGGGAGTGTTGCATCTTGTTTAAGAG AATGTCCTGGTTCACAGTCCCCACTTGATTGGGAAATACGAAAACGTATCTCATTGGGATCTGCAAGGGGCCTTGCTTATTTGCACGATGAATGTGATCCTAAAATTATTCACCGTGGTGTCAAAACTGCAAACATATTGTTAGATGAGGAATTTGAGGCAGTTGTTGGAGACTTTGGGTTGGCTAAACTTATGGATCATAAAGATACTCATGTTACTACTGCTGTGCGTGGCACTGTTGGGTATATAGCACCGGAGTACCTTTCAACTGGAAAATCTTCAGAGAAAACTGATGTTTTTGGATATGGAGTTATGCTTCTTGAACTCATAACTGGACAGAGCGCTTATGATCTAGCCCGTCTTGCAAATGATGATGTCATGTTATTTGATTGG GTTAAAGGACTCTGGAACGATAAGAAGTTGGAAACATTGGTGGATGCCAATCTACAAGGAAATTATGTCAATGAGGAGGTGGAGCAGCTAATCCAAGTGGCTCTTCTTTGCACACAAGGCACAGCGAGTGAACGGCCGAAGATGTCTGAGGTGGTGAGAATGCTCGAAGGGGATGGATTGGCGGAAAGATGGGAGGATTGGCAAAAAAAGGAGTTGTTCCGCCAAGACTTCCACTCGTCACACCATCCAAATACTCGTTGGATTGTTGACTCTACTTCTCACATTCCTCCAGATGAATTGTCTGGTCCTCGATGA
- the LOC133783511 gene encoding BRASSINOSTEROID INSENSITIVE 1-associated receptor kinase 1-like isoform X3, giving the protein METRERRRRLISVISGSAFLWLILLFGLLRKLYAISEGDALIAFKTNLVDPSNVFENWNATLVEPPCRWNHITCNNESSVTRVDLANANVTGTLVPQLGQLTNLQYLELSSNNISGKIPEELGSLTNLVSLELSCNKLNGSIPATLGKLGKLRFLRLNNNSLSGTIPMTLTGSSSSKTRLIAGGVAAGAALLFAVSAIALTWYWRRKRQNHFFHVPAEHPEVLLGQLKRFTLRELQVATDNYSDTNIIGRGGFGKVYKGHLADGSLVAVKRLKKERTQGGVLQFQTELEMISIARHRNLLRLRGFCLTSTERLLVYPYMANGSVASCLRECPGSQSPLDWEIRKRISLGSARGLAYLHDECDPKIIHRGVKTANILLDEEFEAVVGDFGLAKLMDHKDTHVTTAVRGTVGYIAPEYLSTGKSSEKTDVFGYGVMLLELITGQSAYDLARLANDDVMLFDWVKGLWNDKKLETLVDANLQGNYVNEEVEQLIQVALLCTQGTASERPKMSEVVRMLEGDGLAERWEDWQKKELFRQDFHSSHHPNTRWIVDSTSHIPPDELSGPR; this is encoded by the exons TTTGGCTTGCTCAGAAAACTATATGCTATTTCAGAAG GTGATGCCCTAATTGCGTTTAAGACCAACTTAGTTGATCCCAGCAATGTTTTTGAGAATTGGAATGCCACACTTGTTGAGCCCCCCTGCAGATGGAATCACATTACCTGCAATAACGAATCAAGTGTTACTCGAGT TGATCTTGCAAATGCAAATGTAACTGGTACATTGGTTCCTCAACTTGGTCAGCTAACGAATCTACAGTACTT GGAACTTTCTAGCAATAATATAAGTGGGAAAATCCCAGAAGAGCTCGGAAGTTTGACAAACTTGGTGAGCTTGGAACTTTCCTGTAACAAATTAAATGGTTCGATTCCAGCCACACTAGGGAAGCTTGGAAAACTACGTTTCCT ACGTCTCAACAACAACAGTTTGTCAGGGACTATTCCTATGACTTTAACAG gtagcagtagtagtaaaaCTAGACTTATTGCTGGAGGAGTTGCTGCTGGTGCTGCTCTTCTTTTCGCTGTTTCTGCAATTGCTCTTACCTGGTATTGGAGAAGGAAACGACAGAATCATTTCTTTCATGTACCTG CTGAGCATCCAGAGGTCCTTCTGGGACAGCTTAAAAGGTTTACTCTGAGGGAGCTTCAAGTTGCTACTGATAATTATAGCGATACAAATATTATAGGCAGAGGTGGATTTGGCAAGGTTTATAAAGGGCACTTAGCTGATGGCTCTCTAGTTGCAGTAAAAAGGCTTAAAAAAGAGCGTACCCAAGGTGGGGTGCTACAGTTCCAAACAGAACTAGAAATGATCAGCATTGCTCGACACCGTAATCTACTTCGTCTACGTGGATTTTGCTTGACATCAACCGAACGGTTGCTTGTGTACCCATATATGGCTAATGGGAGTGTTGCATCTTGTTTAAGAG AATGTCCTGGTTCACAGTCCCCACTTGATTGGGAAATACGAAAACGTATCTCATTGGGATCTGCAAGGGGCCTTGCTTATTTGCACGATGAATGTGATCCTAAAATTATTCACCGTGGTGTCAAAACTGCAAACATATTGTTAGATGAGGAATTTGAGGCAGTTGTTGGAGACTTTGGGTTGGCTAAACTTATGGATCATAAAGATACTCATGTTACTACTGCTGTGCGTGGCACTGTTGGGTATATAGCACCGGAGTACCTTTCAACTGGAAAATCTTCAGAGAAAACTGATGTTTTTGGATATGGAGTTATGCTTCTTGAACTCATAACTGGACAGAGCGCTTATGATCTAGCCCGTCTTGCAAATGATGATGTCATGTTATTTGATTGG GTTAAAGGACTCTGGAACGATAAGAAGTTGGAAACATTGGTGGATGCCAATCTACAAGGAAATTATGTCAATGAGGAGGTGGAGCAGCTAATCCAAGTGGCTCTTCTTTGCACACAAGGCACAGCGAGTGAACGGCCGAAGATGTCTGAGGTGGTGAGAATGCTCGAAGGGGATGGATTGGCGGAAAGATGGGAGGATTGGCAAAAAAAGGAGTTGTTCCGCCAAGACTTCCACTCGTCACACCATCCAAATACTCGTTGGATTGTTGACTCTACTTCTCACATTCCTCCAGATGAATTGTCTGGTCCTCGATGA
- the LOC133783511 gene encoding BRASSINOSTEROID INSENSITIVE 1-associated receptor kinase 1-like isoform X1: METRERRRRLISVISGSAFLWLILLFGLLRKLYAISEGDALIAFKTNLVDPSNVFENWNATLVEPPCRWNHITCNNESSVTRVDLANANVTGTLVPQLGQLTNLQYLELSSNNISGKIPEELGSLTNLVSLELSCNKLNGSIPATLGKLGKLRFLRLNNNSLSGTIPMTLTGLDSLQVLDLSNNKLSGHIPVNGSFELFPPTSFLNNQLIELPVSLPASITPTPSGSAGSSSSKTRLIAGGVAAGAALLFAVSAIALTWYWRRKRQNHFFHVPAEHPEVLLGQLKRFTLRELQVATDNYSDTNIIGRGGFGKVYKGHLADGSLVAVKRLKKERTQGGVLQFQTELEMISIARHRNLLRLRGFCLTSTERLLVYPYMANGSVASCLRECPGSQSPLDWEIRKRISLGSARGLAYLHDECDPKIIHRGVKTANILLDEEFEAVVGDFGLAKLMDHKDTHVTTAVRGTVGYIAPEYLSTGKSSEKTDVFGYGVMLLELITGQSAYDLARLANDDVMLFDWVKGLWNDKKLETLVDANLQGNYVNEEVEQLIQVALLCTQGTASERPKMSEVVRMLEGDGLAERWEDWQKKELFRQDFHSSHHPNTRWIVDSTSHIPPDELSGPR; encoded by the exons TTTGGCTTGCTCAGAAAACTATATGCTATTTCAGAAG GTGATGCCCTAATTGCGTTTAAGACCAACTTAGTTGATCCCAGCAATGTTTTTGAGAATTGGAATGCCACACTTGTTGAGCCCCCCTGCAGATGGAATCACATTACCTGCAATAACGAATCAAGTGTTACTCGAGT TGATCTTGCAAATGCAAATGTAACTGGTACATTGGTTCCTCAACTTGGTCAGCTAACGAATCTACAGTACTT GGAACTTTCTAGCAATAATATAAGTGGGAAAATCCCAGAAGAGCTCGGAAGTTTGACAAACTTGGTGAGCTTGGAACTTTCCTGTAACAAATTAAATGGTTCGATTCCAGCCACACTAGGGAAGCTTGGAAAACTACGTTTCCT ACGTCTCAACAACAACAGTTTGTCAGGGACTATTCCTATGACTTTAACAGGTCTTGACTCACTGCAAGTCTT GGATCTTTCAAACAACAAGCTGTCTGGACATATTCCAGTTAATGGTTCTTTTGAATTATTTCCCCCCACCAG TTTTCTAAATAATCAACTAATCGAGTTACCAGTTTCACTACCAGCTTCTATAACTCCAACACCATCTGGTTCCGCAG gtagcagtagtagtaaaaCTAGACTTATTGCTGGAGGAGTTGCTGCTGGTGCTGCTCTTCTTTTCGCTGTTTCTGCAATTGCTCTTACCTGGTATTGGAGAAGGAAACGACAGAATCATTTCTTTCATGTACCTG CTGAGCATCCAGAGGTCCTTCTGGGACAGCTTAAAAGGTTTACTCTGAGGGAGCTTCAAGTTGCTACTGATAATTATAGCGATACAAATATTATAGGCAGAGGTGGATTTGGCAAGGTTTATAAAGGGCACTTAGCTGATGGCTCTCTAGTTGCAGTAAAAAGGCTTAAAAAAGAGCGTACCCAAGGTGGGGTGCTACAGTTCCAAACAGAACTAGAAATGATCAGCATTGCTCGACACCGTAATCTACTTCGTCTACGTGGATTTTGCTTGACATCAACCGAACGGTTGCTTGTGTACCCATATATGGCTAATGGGAGTGTTGCATCTTGTTTAAGAG AATGTCCTGGTTCACAGTCCCCACTTGATTGGGAAATACGAAAACGTATCTCATTGGGATCTGCAAGGGGCCTTGCTTATTTGCACGATGAATGTGATCCTAAAATTATTCACCGTGGTGTCAAAACTGCAAACATATTGTTAGATGAGGAATTTGAGGCAGTTGTTGGAGACTTTGGGTTGGCTAAACTTATGGATCATAAAGATACTCATGTTACTACTGCTGTGCGTGGCACTGTTGGGTATATAGCACCGGAGTACCTTTCAACTGGAAAATCTTCAGAGAAAACTGATGTTTTTGGATATGGAGTTATGCTTCTTGAACTCATAACTGGACAGAGCGCTTATGATCTAGCCCGTCTTGCAAATGATGATGTCATGTTATTTGATTGG GTTAAAGGACTCTGGAACGATAAGAAGTTGGAAACATTGGTGGATGCCAATCTACAAGGAAATTATGTCAATGAGGAGGTGGAGCAGCTAATCCAAGTGGCTCTTCTTTGCACACAAGGCACAGCGAGTGAACGGCCGAAGATGTCTGAGGTGGTGAGAATGCTCGAAGGGGATGGATTGGCGGAAAGATGGGAGGATTGGCAAAAAAAGGAGTTGTTCCGCCAAGACTTCCACTCGTCACACCATCCAAATACTCGTTGGATTGTTGACTCTACTTCTCACATTCCTCCAGATGAATTGTCTGGTCCTCGATGA
- the LOC133783511 gene encoding BRASSINOSTEROID INSENSITIVE 1-associated receptor kinase 1-like isoform X4 → MCHSWDMLLVFSCCLLNFIDRELSSNNISGKIPEELGSLTNLVSLELSCNKLNGSIPATLGKLGKLRFLRLNNNSLSGTIPMTLTGLDSLQVLDLSNNKLSGHIPVNGSFELFPPTSFLNNQLIELPVSLPASITPTPSGSAGSSSSKTRLIAGGVAAGAALLFAVSAIALTWYWRRKRQNHFFHVPAEHPEVLLGQLKRFTLRELQVATDNYSDTNIIGRGGFGKVYKGHLADGSLVAVKRLKKERTQGGVLQFQTELEMISIARHRNLLRLRGFCLTSTERLLVYPYMANGSVASCLRECPGSQSPLDWEIRKRISLGSARGLAYLHDECDPKIIHRGVKTANILLDEEFEAVVGDFGLAKLMDHKDTHVTTAVRGTVGYIAPEYLSTGKSSEKTDVFGYGVMLLELITGQSAYDLARLANDDVMLFDWVKGLWNDKKLETLVDANLQGNYVNEEVEQLIQVALLCTQGTASERPKMSEVVRMLEGDGLAERWEDWQKKELFRQDFHSSHHPNTRWIVDSTSHIPPDELSGPR, encoded by the exons ATGTGTCATAGTTGGGATATGCTTTTAGTATTTTCTTGTTGCTTGTTAAATTTTATTGACAGGGAACTTTCTAGCAATAATATAAGTGGGAAAATCCCAGAAGAGCTCGGAAGTTTGACAAACTTGGTGAGCTTGGAACTTTCCTGTAACAAATTAAATGGTTCGATTCCAGCCACACTAGGGAAGCTTGGAAAACTACGTTTCCT ACGTCTCAACAACAACAGTTTGTCAGGGACTATTCCTATGACTTTAACAGGTCTTGACTCACTGCAAGTCTT GGATCTTTCAAACAACAAGCTGTCTGGACATATTCCAGTTAATGGTTCTTTTGAATTATTTCCCCCCACCAG TTTTCTAAATAATCAACTAATCGAGTTACCAGTTTCACTACCAGCTTCTATAACTCCAACACCATCTGGTTCCGCAG gtagcagtagtagtaaaaCTAGACTTATTGCTGGAGGAGTTGCTGCTGGTGCTGCTCTTCTTTTCGCTGTTTCTGCAATTGCTCTTACCTGGTATTGGAGAAGGAAACGACAGAATCATTTCTTTCATGTACCTG CTGAGCATCCAGAGGTCCTTCTGGGACAGCTTAAAAGGTTTACTCTGAGGGAGCTTCAAGTTGCTACTGATAATTATAGCGATACAAATATTATAGGCAGAGGTGGATTTGGCAAGGTTTATAAAGGGCACTTAGCTGATGGCTCTCTAGTTGCAGTAAAAAGGCTTAAAAAAGAGCGTACCCAAGGTGGGGTGCTACAGTTCCAAACAGAACTAGAAATGATCAGCATTGCTCGACACCGTAATCTACTTCGTCTACGTGGATTTTGCTTGACATCAACCGAACGGTTGCTTGTGTACCCATATATGGCTAATGGGAGTGTTGCATCTTGTTTAAGAG AATGTCCTGGTTCACAGTCCCCACTTGATTGGGAAATACGAAAACGTATCTCATTGGGATCTGCAAGGGGCCTTGCTTATTTGCACGATGAATGTGATCCTAAAATTATTCACCGTGGTGTCAAAACTGCAAACATATTGTTAGATGAGGAATTTGAGGCAGTTGTTGGAGACTTTGGGTTGGCTAAACTTATGGATCATAAAGATACTCATGTTACTACTGCTGTGCGTGGCACTGTTGGGTATATAGCACCGGAGTACCTTTCAACTGGAAAATCTTCAGAGAAAACTGATGTTTTTGGATATGGAGTTATGCTTCTTGAACTCATAACTGGACAGAGCGCTTATGATCTAGCCCGTCTTGCAAATGATGATGTCATGTTATTTGATTGG GTTAAAGGACTCTGGAACGATAAGAAGTTGGAAACATTGGTGGATGCCAATCTACAAGGAAATTATGTCAATGAGGAGGTGGAGCAGCTAATCCAAGTGGCTCTTCTTTGCACACAAGGCACAGCGAGTGAACGGCCGAAGATGTCTGAGGTGGTGAGAATGCTCGAAGGGGATGGATTGGCGGAAAGATGGGAGGATTGGCAAAAAAAGGAGTTGTTCCGCCAAGACTTCCACTCGTCACACCATCCAAATACTCGTTGGATTGTTGACTCTACTTCTCACATTCCTCCAGATGAATTGTCTGGTCCTCGATGA